Proteins encoded by one window of Moorella humiferrea:
- the lexA gene encoding transcriptional repressor LexA: MVLNYIRHFIEVHGYPPTVRDICRATGLRSSSTVHGHLSRLEKKGYIRRDPTRSRAIEIVATAQGLPRPSRNIVSVPLLGKITAGQPILAVENIEDVFPLPSEFAGSENAFMLQVQGDSMIEAGIHEGDYLFVRPQDHADNGDIVVALLGEEATVKYFYRYDDHIELVPANSHMQPIRTEQVKILGKVIGLYRRIS, from the coding sequence ATGGTTTTAAATTATATCCGCCATTTTATCGAAGTACACGGCTATCCGCCTACAGTACGAGATATTTGCCGGGCCACCGGCCTCCGTTCCAGTTCAACCGTCCACGGTCACTTGAGTCGTCTTGAGAAAAAAGGCTATATTCGTCGCGATCCTACACGTTCCCGGGCCATAGAAATCGTAGCTACAGCCCAAGGGTTGCCCCGTCCTAGCAGAAATATAGTCTCCGTACCCCTACTCGGTAAGATCACTGCCGGTCAACCCATTCTTGCCGTGGAAAACATCGAAGACGTATTTCCCTTGCCCTCCGAATTCGCAGGTAGCGAAAATGCTTTTATGCTACAAGTCCAAGGTGACAGCATGATCGAAGCCGGTATCCACGAGGGTGATTACCTCTTCGTCCGGCCTCAAGATCATGCTGATAACGGCGATATCGTCGTCGCCCTCCTCGGTGAAGAAGCGACTGTTAAATATTTTTACCGCTACGACGACCATATTGAACTGGTCCCTGCCAACAGCCACATGCAGCCTATCAGGACCGAACAGGTGAAGATACTGGGTAAAGTTATCGGCCTTTACCGACGTATTTCTTGA
- the mutS gene encoding DNA mismatch repair protein MutS, which translates to MMEQYRQIKAQYPDSILFFRLGDFYEMFYEDAELVSKELDLVLTTRGGKDAAPMCGVPYHAADGYLARLIAKGYKVAICEQMEDPRQAKGLVRRQVVRVVTPGTIIDEKALPAGGNNYLAAIVKDDSGFGLAWVDASTGEFQYTFCPGVDELLDELVRLMPAEYLLPPELAGDTSFCRRLQLFTRGVITTWDAAHEAEEARQELCRHFGEENFCRNDVPPTVYLATAMVLTFLKTTQQSSLPHLDVPTPAATASRMILDQATRRNLELVTCGREEKREGSLLWVLDKTVTAMGARTLKRWLDQPLVDVKAIKKRQEAVGDLVDNFILRQELREALQSVKDLERLAGRVAYGTAGGRDLQALRKSLSVVPEVLTLLAGTRAGLLLELSRQLDPLSDLVALLGRALVDEPPLNVNEGGIIRAGYNPEVDELRRAAEHGREWIAALETEERERTGIKSLKVGYNRVFGYYIEVTRPNLPQVPSDYERKQTLANAERFVTRRLLELERQVLGAEERLIQLEYELFQALRDEVLKVLPQIRRTARALGVLDALQSLATVAVDRNYTCPQVDTGMVIHIEGGRHPVVELVETYGSFVPNDTYLDQEQRVHIITGPNMAGKSTYIRQVALIVLLAQIGSFVPARRARIGIVDRIFTRVGAADDLFAGQSTFMVEMQEVANILRHATAKSLVILDEVGRGTSTADGLSIARAVTEYLHDVIGARTLFATHYHELVTLADQLPGVKNYCVAVREEGEDITFLRTILPGSTDKSYGIHVARLAGLPSAVLKRAQDLLENMPENGDNYTIMPVKTSLSEVEKQVLQELASFALMASTPLQAMEQIFRWQQILNNRERKKV; encoded by the coding sequence ATGATGGAGCAATACCGCCAGATTAAAGCCCAATATCCCGACAGTATTCTTTTTTTTCGCCTGGGCGATTTCTATGAAATGTTTTATGAGGATGCCGAATTGGTGTCCAAAGAACTGGATCTGGTTTTAACTACACGAGGCGGGAAAGATGCGGCCCCCATGTGCGGGGTACCCTACCATGCCGCCGACGGCTATTTAGCCCGTCTGATTGCGAAGGGTTATAAAGTCGCCATTTGTGAACAAATGGAAGATCCACGCCAGGCAAAGGGTCTGGTGCGTCGTCAGGTCGTGCGGGTGGTTACGCCCGGGACGATAATCGACGAAAAAGCTCTGCCGGCCGGCGGCAATAATTACCTGGCGGCAATTGTAAAAGATGACAGCGGCTTCGGCCTGGCGTGGGTCGACGCCTCTACGGGGGAATTTCAATATACTTTTTGTCCGGGAGTGGATGAACTCCTCGACGAGCTGGTACGGTTAATGCCTGCGGAATACCTATTGCCTCCGGAACTGGCGGGGGACACCTCCTTTTGCCGGCGTCTGCAGCTCTTTACACGAGGTGTAATTACCACCTGGGATGCAGCCCACGAGGCTGAAGAAGCCCGTCAGGAGCTCTGCCGCCATTTTGGTGAAGAAAACTTTTGCCGGAATGACGTACCGCCGACGGTGTACCTGGCTACAGCCATGGTTTTAACTTTCCTAAAAACTACCCAGCAGAGTTCCCTGCCCCATTTGGACGTACCAACACCGGCGGCCACCGCCAGCCGGATGATACTCGATCAGGCCACAAGGCGCAACTTGGAGCTGGTTACTTGCGGTCGGGAAGAAAAGAGGGAGGGCTCCCTCCTGTGGGTTCTCGATAAAACGGTCACCGCCATGGGTGCCCGCACCTTGAAACGCTGGCTGGACCAGCCCCTGGTGGACGTTAAGGCCATTAAAAAACGTCAGGAGGCTGTGGGGGATCTGGTCGACAACTTTATTCTCCGCCAGGAGCTGCGGGAAGCGCTGCAGTCTGTGAAGGATCTGGAGCGTCTGGCCGGTCGGGTGGCCTACGGTACGGCCGGCGGACGGGATCTCCAGGCCTTAAGGAAATCCCTGTCGGTAGTGCCCGAGGTTTTAACCCTTTTGGCCGGCACCCGGGCTGGGCTATTATTGGAGCTCAGCAGGCAGCTGGACCCTTTAAGCGATCTCGTAGCGCTCCTTGGCCGGGCCTTGGTAGACGAACCGCCTTTAAACGTCAACGAGGGAGGTATTATTAGGGCCGGTTATAATCCCGAAGTTGACGAATTAAGGCGGGCGGCGGAACACGGCCGCGAATGGATTGCCGCCCTGGAAACCGAAGAAAGGGAACGTACGGGGATTAAATCCCTTAAAGTCGGATACAATAGGGTTTTCGGTTATTACATAGAGGTGACGCGACCCAACCTGCCCCAGGTGCCATCAGACTATGAACGTAAGCAGACTTTGGCCAATGCCGAACGCTTTGTTACCAGACGCCTTTTGGAACTGGAACGGCAGGTTCTGGGAGCCGAAGAGAGATTGATCCAACTGGAATATGAACTATTTCAAGCCCTGCGCGATGAAGTACTGAAAGTCCTTCCCCAAATTCGGCGTACGGCCCGTGCCCTGGGAGTGCTTGATGCCCTCCAGTCCCTGGCAACTGTAGCTGTGGATCGTAATTACACCTGTCCCCAGGTAGATACGGGGATGGTAATTCACATTGAAGGAGGGCGCCATCCCGTTGTCGAATTGGTTGAAACTTACGGGAGTTTTGTGCCCAATGACACGTACCTAGATCAAGAACAGCGGGTGCATATTATTACCGGTCCTAATATGGCCGGCAAATCTACCTACATCCGTCAGGTAGCTTTAATCGTCCTTCTGGCCCAGATCGGTAGTTTTGTGCCGGCGAGAAGGGCAAGGATCGGGATTGTAGACAGGATTTTTACCAGGGTGGGTGCGGCCGACGATCTCTTTGCCGGTCAGAGCACCTTTATGGTGGAAATGCAGGAAGTAGCCAACATCCTGCGCCATGCCACTGCAAAAAGCCTGGTTATTTTAGACGAAGTGGGAAGGGGAACGAGTACTGCCGACGGTTTGAGTATTGCTCGGGCGGTGACGGAGTACCTACATGACGTTATCGGCGCCAGGACCCTATTTGCCACCCATTACCATGAGCTGGTTACACTGGCTGATCAGCTTCCGGGAGTAAAAAACTATTGCGTGGCCGTACGTGAGGAAGGAGAAGATATTACCTTTTTACGTACTATCCTCCCCGGCAGTACCGATAAAAGCTATGGCATACATGTAGCCCGCCTGGCAGGTTTACCCAGCGCAGTACTTAAAAGAGCTCAGGATCTACTGGAAAATATGCCTGAAAATGGAGATAATTATACAATTATGCCGGTTAAAACGTCTCTGTCAGAAGTAGAAAAACAGGTACTGCAGGAATTGGCCAGCTTTGCCCTGATGGCCTCCACACCCCTCCAAGCCATGGAACAAATATTTCGTTGGCAGCAGATATTAAACAACAGGGAAAGGAAAAAAGTATAA
- the hfq gene encoding RNA chaperone Hfq — MNKTGNLQDLFLNVLRRDNTPVTIYLINGFQLKGIVRGFDNFTVVLDSDGRQQMIYKHAISTITPSRPVNLLAESKTEDK, encoded by the coding sequence ATGAACAAAACAGGAAACCTGCAGGATTTGTTTTTAAACGTCTTGCGCAGGGATAATACCCCCGTCACTATTTACCTAATTAACGGCTTTCAATTAAAGGGGATAGTGCGGGGCTTTGACAATTTTACCGTTGTTTTAGATTCCGACGGCAGACAGCAAATGATTTACAAACATGCCATTTCTACCATTACGCCCTCACGTCCAGTGAACCTTCTGGCGGAGAGCAAGACTGAAGATAAATAG
- the miaA gene encoding tRNA (adenosine(37)-N6)-dimethylallyltransferase MiaA, with amino-acid sequence MAVKEPLAAIVGPTATGKSVLALHVAARLKAEIISVDSAQVYRGMDIGTAKVPPEERVGPGGVPIAHHLIDIADPDEPFSVADFQKMARTTITSILQRGHLPMLVGGTGLYYQAVVDPYIFTPMPGDKKIRHNLEAMAQKYGNEYLYAELQKVDPVAAERIHLHDRRRLIRALEVYLMTGKPISAALEWRRKQESPYRLAAVALTMPRHKLYRRIEARVDAMIAQGLVEEVRGLLKRYDYRLPALQALGYKEIGAYLRGEMGLAEAIELLKRNTRRLAKRQLTWFRRDKRLYWLEVEPNNIEEMAEKIVGYIAEHLDINVQ; translated from the coding sequence TTGGCTGTCAAGGAGCCCCTGGCGGCCATTGTCGGACCTACGGCTACCGGAAAATCGGTCCTTGCCCTCCATGTGGCTGCCAGGTTAAAGGCCGAAATAATTTCCGTTGATTCGGCTCAAGTTTATCGGGGTATGGATATCGGTACCGCCAAAGTACCGCCGGAAGAACGAGTGGGTCCCGGAGGTGTACCGATCGCCCATCATCTAATTGATATAGCTGATCCGGATGAACCATTTAGCGTGGCCGATTTTCAAAAGATGGCCCGCACGACAATAACATCTATCTTGCAAAGGGGCCATTTACCTATGCTGGTAGGGGGGACGGGTCTTTATTATCAGGCGGTAGTTGATCCCTATATTTTTACGCCAATGCCCGGTGATAAAAAGATAAGACATAATTTGGAGGCGATGGCGCAAAAATATGGTAACGAGTATCTGTATGCTGAGTTGCAAAAAGTAGATCCTGTGGCAGCCGAGCGCATTCACCTTCATGATCGACGCCGCTTGATTAGAGCCCTGGAGGTTTACCTCATGACAGGCAAGCCCATCTCCGCAGCCCTGGAGTGGCGGCGGAAACAGGAATCCCCCTATCGTTTGGCCGCAGTGGCATTGACCATGCCCCGTCATAAGCTATATCGCCGTATTGAAGCCAGGGTAGATGCCATGATTGCCCAGGGACTGGTAGAAGAAGTACGCGGACTGCTTAAAAGATACGATTATCGACTTCCAGCACTGCAGGCATTGGGATATAAAGAGATTGGGGCATATCTCCGCGGAGAGATGGGGTTGGCAGAAGCAATCGAGTTATTGAAACGTAACACCAGGCGCCTGGCCAAAAGACAGCTCACCTGGTTTAGGCGGGACAAACGCCTGTACTGGCTGGAAGTAGAGCCTAACAATATAGAGGAAATGGCAGAGAAGATTGTGGGTTATATTGCAGAGCACCTTGATATTAATGTACAATAA
- a CDS encoding (2Fe-2S)-binding protein yields MAHGVCGGKGREAATVCPRCGERGQKVAPITIASLLNTEAAESLEDVQYNLCLSSACNVVYYGDNGTIFTKEHVRVPVWFKEETPRIICYCNNVTDREILEHIVNRQCCHNLQDIREHTGANGGRECLIKNPAGT; encoded by the coding sequence ATGGCCCATGGAGTTTGCGGCGGCAAAGGACGGGAAGCCGCTACGGTCTGCCCGCGCTGCGGTGAAAGGGGGCAAAAGGTTGCTCCGATAACGATAGCTAGTTTACTTAATACGGAAGCGGCAGAATCCTTGGAGGACGTCCAGTATAATTTGTGCCTATCCTCTGCTTGTAATGTAGTCTATTATGGCGACAACGGCACCATTTTTACCAAGGAACATGTCCGGGTGCCGGTATGGTTTAAGGAAGAAACGCCCCGAATAATATGCTACTGCAATAACGTCACCGACAGGGAGATCCTCGAGCATATAGTTAACCGCCAATGCTGTCACAATTTGCAGGACATCCGGGAGCACACGGGTGCCAATGGTGGCCGTGAATGCCTTATCAAAAACCCGGCCGGAACCTGA
- a CDS encoding methionine gamma-lyase family protein, which produces MNWSKALVELFSISPWLVERLEEAEEESRRAIAVVDDVSSSNHLKVLKAFQRHQVNEFHFQDSTGYGYGDLGRTTLERIYADIFGGRAALVRPQIVSGTHALTLGLGALLRPGDTLLSVCGRPYDTLATVIGIGPRVVGSLMEWGIEYKEVSLGPKGKPDLGKIGEAVSTLRPRLCLIQRSRGYSLRPALGVEEISQIIKTIKNANSNTLCLVDNCYGELVEEREPGEVGADLVIGSLIKNPGGGLAPGGGYIVGREDLVEKVAARLTAPGLGSEVGAFTEKRLYYQGLYLAPLIVREALTGAIVAAAFFQKLGFIVDPLPETPRRDIVQCIITEKQEALLAFCEGLQKGCPVEAGTIPEPAGLPGYKDLIIMAGGTFIQGSSIELSADAPLRPPYAVFLQGGLSYPYTRVALLTAAQELLKRGLIQEIRR; this is translated from the coding sequence TTGAACTGGAGCAAAGCATTAGTCGAACTTTTTTCCATTTCCCCATGGCTGGTAGAAAGGCTGGAAGAAGCGGAAGAGGAAAGCCGTAGGGCAATTGCCGTCGTCGACGACGTTAGCTCTAGCAATCATTTAAAGGTACTAAAAGCTTTTCAACGGCACCAGGTAAATGAATTTCATTTTCAGGATTCAACGGGGTATGGCTACGGAGATTTAGGGCGTACTACCCTGGAACGTATATATGCCGATATTTTCGGCGGCAGGGCCGCCCTGGTTAGACCGCAGATTGTTTCCGGCACCCATGCCCTAACGTTGGGTCTAGGAGCCCTTTTACGGCCGGGTGATACTCTTCTTTCGGTATGCGGTCGGCCTTATGACACCCTGGCTACGGTTATCGGCATCGGACCGCGGGTTGTCGGCAGCCTTATGGAATGGGGTATAGAGTATAAAGAAGTAAGCCTCGGTCCTAAAGGAAAACCGGATTTAGGTAAAATAGGCGAGGCAGTATCCACCCTGCGCCCACGCCTTTGCCTCATCCAGCGTTCGCGCGGCTATTCTCTGCGCCCTGCTTTGGGAGTAGAGGAAATCAGCCAAATTATTAAAACAATTAAAAATGCCAATAGTAATACCTTATGCCTGGTAGATAATTGTTATGGAGAATTGGTAGAGGAGAGGGAACCGGGTGAAGTCGGCGCCGATCTCGTCATCGGTTCTTTGATTAAGAACCCGGGGGGTGGCCTGGCTCCCGGCGGGGGTTATATTGTGGGACGGGAGGATTTGGTGGAAAAAGTAGCGGCGCGCCTAACCGCCCCCGGATTGGGAAGCGAGGTAGGTGCATTTACTGAAAAGCGCCTTTACTATCAGGGCCTATATTTAGCTCCCCTTATAGTGAGGGAAGCCCTAACGGGCGCCATAGTTGCTGCAGCATTTTTTCAAAAGCTTGGTTTTATAGTTGATCCCCTTCCGGAAACACCGAGACGGGACATAGTTCAGTGTATCATAACAGAAAAACAAGAAGCCCTTTTGGCCTTTTGTGAAGGTCTACAAAAGGGCTGTCCTGTAGAAGCAGGTACGATACCGGAACCCGCAGGTCTGCCGGGTTATAAGGATTTAATCATTATGGCCGGTGGTACCTTTATCCAAGGATCTTCCATTGAACTGAGCGCCGATGCGCCCTTAAGACCGCCCTATGCCGTTTTTCTGCAGGGGGGGCTATCCTATCCTTATACCCGTGTGGCCCTTCTTACGGCGGCTCAGGAGCTGTTGAAACGGGGATTGATTCAAGAAATACGTCGGTAA
- a CDS encoding DUF1540 domain-containing protein — MSREELKIMDGPKVKCKVNTCNHWMNGDLCSAGNIDITHEEEGKMAQNPEQTQCKTFYVRRGLANMLGSLDNVNWGGLLSNTFLPGGELYPSVTCIVNTCAYWTEGNRCQAKKIDVVGVNADESQDTNCFTFKRKV; from the coding sequence ATGAGCAGGGAGGAATTGAAGATAATGGACGGACCGAAGGTAAAATGCAAGGTGAATACCTGTAACCATTGGATGAACGGTGACCTGTGCTCGGCAGGTAATATAGATATAACCCATGAAGAAGAGGGGAAAATGGCTCAAAATCCCGAACAAACCCAGTGCAAGACCTTTTATGTCCGCCGGGGTTTGGCCAATATGCTCGGTTCCCTTGATAATGTCAACTGGGGCGGTCTGTTGAGCAACACCTTTTTACCGGGAGGCGAACTTTATCCTTCAGTCACCTGTATTGTAAATACCTGCGCTTACTGGACGGAAGGGAACCGTTGTCAAGCTAAAAAAATAGACGTCGTCGGCGTTAACGCCGATGAGAGTCAGGACACTAACTGTTTTACCTTTAAACGTAAAGTTTAG
- a CDS encoding deoxyribonuclease IV, translated as MRLGAHLSIAKGLLNTVTMAAEIKANTFQFFTRNPRGGAARTIPANEITAWQEVRKKFDLYPIAGHLPYTVNLGATLGRQQEFARMVLYEDTLRVAAIGGEYLITHPGHHDGDREAALKRIIQSIEEAYLSIPDPVPMLLLETMAGQGKEIGSLEDLRFILAGLGWPERVGVCLDSAHLFASGWDLRTLSGCSQLVKELETSFGLEKVKVMHLNDSLVPLGSHRDRHAGIGRGELGREGIANIVNDRFFSTLTLILETPVKNYKEYGDEIALVKQLNLDDDEKPVL; from the coding sequence GTGAGATTGGGAGCCCACCTTTCCATTGCCAAAGGTTTACTAAACACCGTAACAATGGCCGCCGAAATAAAGGCAAATACCTTCCAGTTCTTCACCCGCAACCCCCGCGGCGGCGCGGCGAGAACAATCCCAGCGAACGAAATTACTGCCTGGCAAGAGGTGAGAAAAAAGTTCGATCTCTATCCCATCGCCGGCCACCTGCCCTACACCGTCAATCTGGGAGCGACGCTGGGCAGGCAACAGGAATTTGCCCGTATGGTACTTTATGAAGATACCCTCAGGGTAGCCGCCATTGGGGGGGAATACTTAATTACCCATCCAGGACACCATGACGGGGACCGCGAGGCTGCTTTAAAGAGGATTATCCAGTCGATAGAAGAGGCCTATTTAAGTATCCCCGATCCCGTACCCATGCTTTTGCTGGAAACCATGGCGGGTCAGGGAAAAGAGATCGGTTCCCTGGAGGACTTGCGTTTTATATTAGCGGGACTGGGCTGGCCGGAACGGGTAGGTGTCTGCCTGGACTCCGCCCATTTGTTTGCTTCTGGATGGGATCTGCGGACCCTTTCAGGATGTAGTCAGTTGGTAAAAGAGTTGGAAACAAGTTTTGGGTTAGAGAAGGTAAAGGTTATGCATTTAAACGATTCTCTGGTACCCTTGGGCAGTCATCGGGATCGCCATGCCGGCATCGGTAGGGGAGAATTGGGGAGGGAGGGGATAGCCAATATTGTCAACGATAGATTCTTTAGCACGTTGACCTTGATTTTAGAAACACCGGTAAAAAACTATAAGGAATACGGGGATGAAATTGCCCTAGTTAAACAACTAAATCTTGACGATGACGAGAAACCTGTGCTATAA
- the mutL gene encoding DNA mismatch repair endonuclease MutL encodes MYPEDYPRIKVLDVETANQIAAGEVVERPASVVKELVENSIDAAARHITVEVMGGGLTLIRVRDDGIGIRPEDAPLAFARHATSKIRRASDLFQINTLGFRGEALPSIAAVARVEMDTRAVGEKIGVRVRVAGGGEPEVNVVGCPPGTTVTVTDLFYNTPARRQFLKKPTSEARAAVAIAEKLALAHPEVAFAMYLEGKRLFATQGNGELLAVITALYGLEMGRELLPLSDTGEGWALKGYISPPWLHRAGRSHQVLIVNGRYIFNRTITRAVEDCYRTVIPSGRYPIFVLHLAIDPQKIDVNVHPAKLEVKFQQEHELAQKIGVAINKTLHTPRAVMPASTSPRTHQPRPSVMQPQLSFEKEKRSGFWGEYILRESPGREEKKTVKIETKDIKPSIEKSDQGAAQNLPPLKVLGQLGSTYILAEGQDGLYIIDQHAAHERCRYEKLCGQINSGSWPAQMLEPPKTLHLSPDMAIKVREEIGVLEKMGFIIEAFGNATFLLRAVPVGMPIDKAKEVLEDFLSEGDLPAEERLLKIIACRGAVKGGDVLSVMEMQELLDALRGSQCPYTCPHGRPALIRLEWSAIARYFQR; translated from the coding sequence ATGTACCCTGAAGATTATCCCAGAATAAAAGTCCTGGATGTCGAGACGGCCAACCAGATTGCCGCTGGCGAAGTGGTCGAAAGACCTGCTTCGGTCGTAAAAGAACTGGTAGAAAATTCCATAGATGCCGCCGCCCGGCATATAACTGTAGAAGTCATGGGAGGCGGATTAACATTAATTCGTGTGCGCGACGACGGCATAGGCATCAGGCCCGAAGACGCCCCCCTGGCTTTTGCCCGTCATGCTACAAGTAAAATCCGCCGTGCCAGCGATCTGTTTCAGATTAACACTCTGGGTTTTAGAGGGGAAGCTTTACCCAGTATTGCCGCCGTGGCACGGGTGGAAATGGATACCAGGGCTGTTGGCGAAAAAATAGGGGTAAGGGTAAGGGTGGCCGGCGGCGGCGAGCCCGAAGTTAACGTTGTCGGCTGTCCGCCGGGAACGACGGTTACGGTTACTGATTTATTTTATAACACACCGGCGCGGCGGCAGTTTTTAAAAAAACCGACAAGCGAAGCCCGGGCCGCAGTGGCTATAGCTGAAAAACTGGCTTTGGCCCATCCTGAGGTTGCCTTTGCCATGTATCTTGAAGGGAAACGATTGTTTGCTACCCAGGGTAACGGTGAACTACTGGCGGTGATAACTGCCTTATACGGCCTGGAAATGGGTAGGGAGCTATTACCTTTATCTGACACGGGCGAAGGATGGGCCCTTAAAGGATACATCTCGCCTCCATGGCTTCATAGAGCCGGCCGTAGCCATCAAGTATTAATTGTAAACGGACGTTACATATTTAATCGTACCATCACCAGGGCCGTCGAAGATTGCTATCGCACCGTCATTCCTTCTGGACGTTATCCCATCTTTGTCCTTCACCTGGCCATTGATCCGCAAAAGATTGACGTCAACGTCCATCCGGCCAAATTAGAAGTGAAATTTCAGCAGGAACACGAACTGGCCCAAAAGATCGGCGTCGCAATAAATAAAACTTTACATACTCCTCGAGCCGTTATGCCGGCGTCGACCTCCCCCAGAACTCATCAACCCAGACCTTCTGTCATGCAGCCACAGCTTTCCTTTGAGAAGGAAAAACGGTCCGGTTTTTGGGGAGAATATATCCTTAGGGAAAGTCCCGGGCGTGAAGAGAAAAAGACGGTTAAAATTGAAACGAAAGATATAAAACCTTCCATAGAAAAAAGCGATCAGGGCGCGGCACAAAACCTGCCGCCGTTAAAGGTTTTGGGTCAGCTGGGTAGTACATATATTCTGGCCGAAGGCCAAGACGGTCTTTATATTATCGATCAGCACGCGGCCCATGAACGCTGTCGCTATGAAAAGCTGTGCGGGCAAATAAATTCTGGTAGCTGGCCGGCCCAAATGCTGGAACCGCCCAAGACTCTACATTTATCACCGGACATGGCAATAAAAGTCAGGGAGGAAATCGGGGTTTTAGAAAAAATGGGGTTTATTATAGAAGCCTTCGGTAACGCTACCTTTTTGCTAAGGGCGGTTCCGGTGGGAATGCCCATTGATAAAGCAAAGGAGGTTCTCGAAGACTTCTTGAGTGAGGGCGATCTGCCTGCAGAAGAAAGGCTGCTGAAAATAATTGCCTGTCGTGGAGCCGTAAAAGGGGGAGACGTGCTTAGTGTCATGGAAATGCAGGAGCTTCTTGATGCGCTGCGAGGAAGCCAATGCCCTTATACCTGCCCCCACGGTAGACCGGCTTTGATCCGTCTGGAGTGGTCCGCCATTGCCCGTTATTTTCAACGCTAA
- a CDS encoding AAA family ATPase, protein MKFGTGSAKGNGKSLIRPLQREKGNWENELSTRRRVDAIMAELDKMIGLQSIKDLIKELRAFIEIQRRRQREGLINSTCTLHMIFKGNPGTGKSTVARLMGRLFKELGVLSQGHLIEVERADLVGEYIGHTAHKAREQLKRAIGGILFIDEAYSLARGGEKDFGREAIDVLVKGMEDYRDNLVLILAGYKEEMDYFLETNPGLRSRFPIQLEFPDYTIAELMAIAKLMVAEKQYVLTPGAMVELERILRREVLFGHPYNGNARLVRNIIERAMRRQALRLINKKNLTRQDLMNIEREDLLPPTMTGEEAFPSDSRSVIITPDSFKNTGVKFN, encoded by the coding sequence ATTAAATTTGGGACGGGCAGCGCCAAAGGTAACGGTAAATCATTGATTAGGCCCCTTCAAAGGGAAAAGGGAAACTGGGAAAATGAATTATCCACCAGGCGGCGGGTAGATGCCATTATGGCCGAATTGGACAAGATGATCGGCCTTCAAAGTATTAAAGACTTAATTAAAGAATTAAGGGCTTTTATCGAAATCCAGCGCCGTCGGCAAAGGGAAGGATTAATAAATAGTACCTGCACTCTGCATATGATTTTTAAGGGCAATCCAGGAACGGGTAAGAGCACTGTTGCTAGATTGATGGGTAGGCTGTTTAAAGAGTTGGGGGTATTATCCCAGGGGCACCTAATAGAAGTTGAAAGGGCGGATCTGGTAGGGGAATATATAGGTCACACGGCCCATAAAGCGCGGGAACAGTTAAAAAGGGCTATAGGAGGTATACTCTTTATCGACGAAGCCTATTCCCTGGCCCGTGGTGGGGAAAAGGACTTCGGCCGGGAAGCCATAGACGTTCTGGTTAAAGGGATGGAGGATTATCGAGATAATCTTGTGCTTATCCTCGCCGGTTACAAAGAAGAAATGGATTATTTTTTAGAAACTAACCCGGGCTTAAGATCCCGTTTTCCCATCCAGCTAGAATTTCCAGATTATACTATTGCCGAATTGATGGCTATTGCCAAATTGATGGTGGCAGAAAAACAATACGTATTGACGCCGGGGGCGATGGTTGAGTTGGAAAGAATTTTACGCCGGGAAGTTTTGTTTGGTCATCCGTATAACGGCAATGCCCGTTTGGTTCGCAACATAATCGAAAGGGCCATGCGTCGCCAGGCCCTTCGTTTGATTAACAAAAAAAACCTCACCCGCCAGGATTTAATGAATATTGAAAGGGAAGATCTGCTGCCGCCAACCATGACGGGGGAAGAAGCATTTCCGTCGGATAGCCGTTCTGTTATAATAACACCTGACAGTTTTAAAAACACGGGGGTTAAATTTAATTGA